One Ignavibacterium album JCM 16511 genomic region harbors:
- a CDS encoding trans-sulfuration enzyme family protein, translated as MKNHSKFDFQTKCVHSGIDEYEYGAVVPPIYQTSTFKFKNVKHGASLFAGEEKGYIYTRMLNPTVEAMENAIAALEGGHKALGCSSGMAAISTIFITLLQSGDHVVCSSAVYGPTTTVLNTVMKKYGIETTFVDSSDSENVRKAIQPNTKVVYIETPGNPTLCISDIEEISKIAHEHKATVVVDNTFMSPALQNPLLLGADIVMHSLTKFLNGHADVVGGVIVVKDEETYQQFRKTLNQLGGVIDPFNAFLVHRGLKTLAIRMEKHCQNAQKIAEWLEKHPLVKSIRYPGLKSHPHYKTGLKQHKGPGGMISIELAGGMEAGKIMMDSVRLFQLAVSLGGVESLIQHPASMTHFSMGKEAREAAGITDGLVRISIGIENVEDLIADLEQALNKVKENIPKEFELHV; from the coding sequence ATGAAAAACCATTCAAAATTTGATTTTCAAACCAAATGTGTTCATTCAGGAATTGATGAATACGAATACGGTGCTGTAGTTCCTCCGATTTATCAAACCTCTACATTCAAATTTAAAAATGTAAAACACGGTGCATCATTATTTGCAGGGGAAGAGAAAGGCTACATTTATACAAGAATGCTTAATCCAACTGTCGAAGCAATGGAAAATGCAATTGCAGCGTTGGAAGGTGGACATAAGGCACTTGGTTGTAGTAGTGGAATGGCAGCAATCAGCACTATATTTATCACGCTTCTTCAATCTGGAGATCATGTTGTTTGTTCATCTGCTGTTTACGGACCAACAACCACAGTACTAAATACTGTTATGAAAAAGTATGGAATTGAAACAACTTTTGTTGATTCATCAGACAGTGAAAATGTTCGCAAAGCAATTCAACCAAATACAAAAGTAGTTTATATAGAAACTCCCGGAAATCCAACTCTTTGCATTTCCGATATTGAAGAAATTTCTAAAATTGCTCACGAACATAAGGCTACTGTTGTTGTTGACAATACTTTCATGAGTCCGGCACTCCAGAATCCGCTTCTGCTCGGAGCTGATATCGTAATGCACAGTTTAACAAAATTTTTAAATGGTCACGCTGATGTGGTTGGTGGCGTAATTGTAGTTAAAGATGAAGAAACATATCAGCAGTTCAGAAAAACATTAAATCAGCTTGGTGGAGTAATTGATCCGTTTAACGCATTTCTTGTACATAGAGGATTAAAAACACTTGCCATAAGAATGGAAAAGCATTGTCAGAATGCACAAAAGATTGCAGAATGGCTTGAGAAACATCCTCTTGTAAAATCAATAAGATATCCGGGATTAAAATCACATCCGCATTATAAAACAGGATTAAAGCAGCACAAAGGTCCGGGTGGGATGATATCAATTGAATTAGCCGGTGGAATGGAAGCAGGAAAAATTATGATGGATTCTGTAAGATTATTTCAGTTGGCAGTAAGTCTTGGCGGAGTAGAAAGTTTAATTCAGCATCCGGCAAGTATGACTCATTTCTCAATGGGTAAAGAAGCACGCGAAGCGGCAGGAATTACAGATGGTTTAGTTCGCATTTCAATTGGAATTGAAAATGTTGAAGATTTAATTGCAGATTTGGAGCAGGCACTAAATAAGGTTAAAGAAAATATTCCCAAAGAATTTGAGTTGCATGTTTGA
- the hisG gene encoding ATP phosphoribosyltransferase, translating to MSNNGNLKLAIQKSGRLSENSLQLLKNCNLDIEKFNDRLVVSIRNFKLDLLFLRDDDIPEYVQDGVAELGIVGQDVLYETKADVKVVKKLGFGRCSLRIAIPENDDLRDIEDLNGKRIATSFPNILRDFLKQNKIDAKIVNISGSVEAAPSLGIADYICDLVSTGNTLKLNKLKSSISVLESEAVLIKNKNLKNHSDKYQIFLKLLSRIESVLNANNSKYIMMNVPKNSLNDILQIIPSLKSPTVLPLADDESLAVHAVIPAEKFWEIVDDLKSAGASGILLLPIENIII from the coding sequence ATGAGTAATAATGGAAATCTAAAGTTGGCCATTCAAAAAAGCGGAAGACTTTCAGAAAATTCTCTTCAGCTTTTAAAGAATTGTAACCTCGACATTGAAAAATTCAATGACAGACTGGTTGTAAGTATCAGAAACTTTAAACTTGATTTGCTTTTTCTTCGTGATGATGACATTCCTGAATATGTACAGGATGGTGTTGCAGAACTCGGAATTGTTGGACAGGATGTTCTTTACGAAACCAAAGCAGATGTAAAAGTGGTTAAGAAACTCGGATTTGGAAGATGTAGTCTGCGAATTGCAATTCCTGAAAATGATGATTTACGGGATATTGAAGATCTAAATGGTAAAAGAATCGCAACATCATTTCCAAACATTCTTAGAGATTTTCTGAAACAAAATAAAATTGATGCAAAGATTGTTAACATTAGCGGAAGTGTTGAAGCAGCTCCGTCGCTTGGAATTGCAGATTACATTTGTGATCTTGTTTCAACCGGAAATACTTTGAAGCTGAATAAACTGAAATCATCAATCAGTGTGCTGGAATCAGAAGCGGTTCTTATAAAAAATAAAAATCTGAAAAATCATTCGGATAAATATCAAATCTTTCTTAAGCTTCTTTCAAGAATTGAATCCGTGCTTAATGCAAATAATTCAAAATACATTATGATGAATGTTCCTAAAAATTCTCTAAATGATATTTTGCAGATAATTCCATCACTGAAAAGTCCGACAGTTCTGCCACTTGCTGATGATGAATCACTTGCCGTTCACGCTGTTATACCAGCAGAAAAATTCTGGGAAATTGTTGATGATCTGAAATCAGCCGGTGCATCGGGAATTTTATTATTACCAATTGAGAATATAATTATATGA
- the hisD gene encoding histidinol dehydrogenase produces MRKYYLKNLSEAQIKKLTKRKNLSSVSVLKSVENILSDVKSNGIKSALRYAKKFDGFSSKEIFVTKSEFEEAEKNLDMKTKDAILSAYKNIYKFHKEQIPKNYFVETVKGVRCERKIIPIENVGLYIPAGTAPLPSTMLMLGIPAQIAGCKRVVAASPTNDKVHPSILFAAKLCGISEFIKIGGAQSIALLAYGDKNFEKVDKIFGPGNQYVTQAKSLVSIDPDGCSIDMIAGPSEVLVIADKFANPSFVAADLLSQAEHGKDSLAILVTDSEKLYQQVVKQIKNQLRFLERKNFAEASLKNSYCLITESIEEAFDFSNKFAPEHLIINIKDERKYLNKVINAGSVFVGQYTPESAGDYASGTNHSLPTYGFARSTGGVSVEMFMKAITFQSISKQGLKNLSETVITLAETESLQAHANAVKVRLK; encoded by the coding sequence ATGAGAAAATATTACTTAAAAAATCTCAGCGAGGCACAAATAAAAAAACTGACTAAAAGAAAAAATCTTTCATCAGTTTCTGTTCTGAAAAGCGTTGAAAATATTTTATCTGATGTTAAATCAAACGGAATAAAATCAGCTTTAAGATATGCAAAAAAGTTCGATGGATTTTCTTCAAAAGAAATTTTTGTAACCAAAAGCGAATTTGAAGAAGCTGAAAAAAATCTTGATATGAAAACGAAGGACGCAATCTTATCTGCTTACAAAAACATTTATAAATTCCACAAAGAACAAATTCCTAAAAACTATTTTGTTGAAACAGTTAAAGGAGTAAGATGTGAAAGAAAAATTATTCCGATAGAGAATGTTGGATTATACATTCCTGCAGGGACAGCACCACTTCCTTCAACAATGCTAATGCTTGGCATTCCTGCTCAGATTGCCGGATGCAAAAGAGTTGTCGCAGCATCACCAACAAATGATAAAGTTCATCCATCAATTTTGTTTGCTGCAAAACTTTGCGGCATAAGTGAATTTATAAAAATCGGTGGTGCTCAGTCGATTGCATTATTAGCTTATGGTGATAAGAACTTTGAAAAGGTTGATAAAATTTTTGGACCGGGAAATCAGTATGTAACGCAGGCAAAAAGTCTGGTAAGTATTGACCCTGATGGTTGCTCGATTGATATGATTGCCGGACCAAGTGAAGTTTTAGTCATAGCAGATAAATTTGCCAATCCATCTTTTGTTGCAGCTGATTTATTATCACAAGCTGAGCACGGTAAGGATTCTTTAGCAATTTTAGTTACCGACAGCGAAAAACTTTATCAACAGGTAGTAAAGCAAATAAAAAATCAATTAAGATTTTTGGAAAGAAAAAATTTTGCAGAAGCTTCGTTAAAAAACTCTTATTGTTTGATAACAGAATCAATTGAAGAAGCATTTGATTTTTCCAATAAGTTCGCACCCGAACATCTTATCATCAATATAAAAGATGAACGAAAGTATTTAAACAAAGTTATCAATGCTGGTTCTGTGTTTGTCGGTCAGTACACACCGGAAAGTGCAGGAGATTATGCATCAGGTACGAATCATTCGCTGCCAACTTACGGTTTTGCAAGATCAACAGGTGGAGTTAGTGTTGAGATGTTTATGAAAGCCATAACATTTCAGTCAATCAGTAAACAAGGTTTGAAAAATTTATCCGAAACAGTTATCACATTAGCTGAAACGGAGTCTCTTCAGGCGCACGCTAATGCTGTTAAAGTGAGGTTGAAATGA
- the hisC gene encoding histidinol-phosphate transaminase has translation MKNIETLVRKNILNLKPYTSARDIYQDGIFLDANENSFGSFIESDIVDLNRYPDPHQKELRKALSELINISSDKFFFGVGSDEIIDLSIRIFCEPGKSNVIIPTPTYGMYQVACAINDVEVKSVKLDDSFDLDLEKTLNAIDSNTKMIFLCSPNNPTGNLLSIERIKSLAKSFEGIIFLDEAYIDFAEEYSFINQISDFNNVIISRTFSKAWGLAGVRCGYCIADEVIVNLLFKVKAPYTINKLTSNAIRKAIQISERKNLFVKNIIEERKKLIIELSKLNFVKKIFPSAANFLLVEMSNAKFVFDYLNDKKIRVRLRSDDERLKDCLRITIGTPEENDLLIKALMELN, from the coding sequence ATGAAAAACATTGAAACATTGGTAAGAAAAAATATTTTGAATTTAAAGCCATACACTTCAGCGCGCGATATCTATCAGGATGGAATTTTCCTTGACGCAAATGAAAACTCTTTTGGAAGTTTTATCGAATCTGATATAGTTGATTTAAATCGTTATCCGGATCCACATCAAAAAGAATTAAGAAAAGCTTTATCGGAGTTAATCAACATATCATCCGATAAATTTTTCTTTGGTGTTGGCTCTGATGAGATTATTGATCTTTCAATCAGAATTTTTTGCGAACCGGGGAAATCAAATGTAATTATCCCAACACCAACTTATGGAATGTATCAGGTTGCTTGTGCTATTAATGATGTTGAGGTTAAATCAGTAAAACTTGATGACAGCTTTGATTTAGATTTGGAAAAAACATTAAACGCAATTGATAGCAATACCAAAATGATTTTTCTTTGTTCGCCAAACAATCCGACAGGCAATTTATTGAGCATAGAAAGAATAAAAAGTCTTGCTAAAAGTTTTGAAGGCATAATTTTCCTTGATGAAGCTTACATAGATTTTGCGGAAGAATATTCATTCATCAATCAAATCTCTGATTTTAATAATGTTATTATCTCCAGAACATTTTCAAAAGCCTGGGGACTTGCAGGTGTTCGTTGCGGTTATTGTATAGCCGATGAAGTAATTGTCAATCTTCTTTTTAAAGTAAAAGCGCCTTATACAATAAATAAACTGACTTCCAATGCGATTAGAAAAGCAATTCAAATTTCTGAAAGAAAAAATTTATTTGTTAAGAATATCATCGAAGAAAGAAAAAAATTAATCATAGAATTATCAAAGTTGAATTTTGTAAAAAAGATTTTCCCTTCTGCAGCAAACTTCCTTCTCGTGGAAATGAGTAATGCCAAATTTGTATTTGATTATTTAAATGATAAAAAAATCAGAGTACGACTGCGAAGTGATGATGAAAGACTAAAAGATTGTTTAAGAATAACAATTGGAACTCCGGAAGAAAATGATTTACTAATTAAAGCTTTAATGGAGCTGAATTGA
- the hisB gene encoding imidazoleglycerol-phosphate dehydratase HisB, with protein MKNLIPRKAIVIRNTKETKISVKLNLDGSGKSKIKTGIGFFDHMLEQIARHANLDLQVSVKGDLQIDEHHTVEDTGIALGEAIRKALGDKKGIQRYGFFIPMDDSVAICTIDLGGRSYLNFNCKFKREKVGEFPTELTKEFFRALADSMKANIYIKAKGENDHHKIESIFKAFAKSLNEAARFDERNNNRIPSTKGIL; from the coding sequence TTGAAAAACTTAATCCCAAGAAAAGCAATTGTAATTCGTAACACAAAAGAAACAAAAATTTCTGTTAAGTTAAATCTTGATGGAAGCGGCAAATCAAAAATAAAAACAGGAATTGGTTTCTTTGATCATATGCTTGAGCAAATTGCACGGCACGCCAATCTTGATCTGCAAGTTTCAGTTAAAGGTGATTTGCAAATTGATGAACATCATACAGTTGAAGATACAGGAATTGCTCTCGGCGAAGCAATTCGCAAAGCACTTGGTGATAAAAAAGGAATTCAGCGTTATGGCTTTTTTATTCCGATGGATGATTCAGTTGCAATTTGCACAATTGATTTAGGCGGAAGAAGTTATCTGAATTTTAATTGTAAATTCAAGCGAGAAAAAGTTGGTGAATTCCCAACAGAATTAACAAAAGAATTTTTCAGAGCATTGGCAGATTCAATGAAAGCTAACATTTACATTAAAGCAAAAGGTGAAAATGATCATCATAAAATTGAATCAATATTCAAAGCATTTGCAAAATCATTGAATGAAGCTGCAAGATTTGATGAAAGAAACAATAATCGAATTCCATCAACGAAGGGGATTTTATGA
- the hisH gene encoding imidazole glycerol phosphate synthase subunit HisH — protein MIVLIDYGAGNTASVINVLKDLNADFVLTNDKQIISNADKIILPGVGEASSAMNKLEELGLISIIKELTKPFLGICLGMQLLCSKTEEGDADCLNIIPAEVKKFDSTKSKVPHMGWNSINNFNDEILFRNIPENSFYYFAHSYYVPENQFTTSVCNYEINFSSSIRYKNFFGVQFHPEKSAEQGIQIIKNYLSL, from the coding sequence ATGATTGTCTTAATTGATTATGGTGCCGGAAATACTGCTTCAGTAATAAATGTACTGAAAGATTTAAATGCTGATTTTGTTTTAACAAACGATAAACAAATTATTTCTAATGCTGACAAAATTATTTTGCCCGGAGTTGGTGAAGCTTCGAGCGCGATGAATAAACTTGAAGAGCTTGGTTTAATATCAATTATAAAAGAACTAACCAAACCTTTTCTTGGAATTTGCCTTGGTATGCAGTTGCTCTGCAGTAAAACTGAAGAAGGCGATGCTGATTGTTTGAATATTATTCCAGCAGAAGTGAAAAAATTTGATTCAACAAAATCAAAAGTGCCACATATGGGATGGAATAGTATAAATAATTTTAATGACGAAATTCTATTCAGAAATATTCCAGAAAATTCATTTTACTATTTTGCTCATTCTTATTATGTGCCTGAGAATCAATTTACAACTTCAGTTTGTAATTATGAGATTAACTTTTCATCATCAATCAGATATAAAAATTTTTTTGGCGTTCAGTTTCATCCCGAAAAATCCGCTGAACAGGGAATTCAGATAATCAAAAACTATTTAAGCTTATGA
- the hisA gene encoding 1-(5-phosphoribosyl)-5-[(5-phosphoribosylamino)methylideneamino]imidazole-4-carboxamide isomerase — translation MKIIPAIDILDNKLVRLEKGEYDSAKVYSDDPFEMARTFSDFGFEWLHIVDLSGAKSGKLFITELISRIKNERKLKIQVGGGIRNLSDAKMLIDKGVDRLVIGSISVIDKQEFEKIISEIGPEKIIASVDLRDDYVMVKGWTLNSEVRLSDHIKYCLSINVKTFLCTDIKKDGMLTGPNLELYKNLLSEFPSADFIASGGISCLQDLIALRELNIYAAVVGKAIYENKIDLKELKKIVG, via the coding sequence ATGAAAATTATTCCTGCAATTGATATTCTCGACAACAAACTTGTACGACTTGAAAAAGGCGAATACGATTCTGCAAAAGTTTATTCCGATGATCCGTTTGAAATGGCTCGCACCTTTTCTGATTTTGGTTTTGAATGGCTGCACATTGTTGATTTGTCAGGAGCCAAATCCGGAAAACTATTTATTACAGAATTGATTAGCAGAATAAAGAATGAAAGAAAACTTAAAATTCAGGTTGGCGGAGGAATACGAAATCTGAGTGATGCGAAGATGTTGATTGATAAAGGTGTTGATAGATTAGTGATTGGGTCAATATCAGTAATCGATAAGCAAGAGTTTGAAAAAATTATTTCGGAAATCGGTCCGGAAAAAATTATTGCTTCAGTTGATCTCAGAGATGATTATGTTATGGTTAAAGGATGGACATTAAATTCTGAAGTAAGATTGAGCGATCACATTAAATATTGTCTTTCAATAAATGTAAAAACATTTCTTTGCACAGATATCAAAAAAGATGGAATGCTTACAGGACCAAATCTCGAACTCTACAAAAATCTTCTGTCTGAATTTCCTTCTGCAGATTTTATTGCTTCCGGCGGAATTAGCTGTTTGCAGGATTTAATAGCATTGAGAGAATTAAATATTTACGCTGCAGTCGTAGGTAAAGCTATTTATGAAAACAAAATTGATTTGAAGGAGTTAAAGAAAATTGTTGGCTAA